Part of the Natronogracilivirga saccharolytica genome is shown below.
AGAAACAAGGGACATTGTTGCCATCGGTTACGGACGCTCTGATATTGATGATATACTTCAGCAAGAGGCTGAATTGCTTGGCCGAACCGTCAAACCGGATCCGCGTCCCGAACAGGGGCTTTATTACCGGTCCGACCACTTCTCCTTCGCCCGCCAGGGTATCCCCTCACTGTTCCCAAACCCCGGAAGTGACTTTGTCGGCAAACCCGATGACTACAATGAACAGGTGGATGAATACCGTTCAAAAATCTACCATACGGTCCATGACCGGATCCACGACTGGTGGGATCTGTCCGGTGCGGTGGAGGATACAAAACTGATGTACCGGCTCGGGCTGAGAATTGCCAATGACGATGATATGCGTCAATGGGTTCCCGGTGACGAGTTTGAACAGGCCCGTCTGGATGCGCTCGAAGAAGCGGCCATGATCGAATATTGATAAAACAGCTGTACTTTCCGGGATTTTTTCCGGATTTTTTCTTTCACATAACATGTGTTTCGAGGTTTTACATGAACCAGGCTGAATTAAGTGAGAGAAATTTCCGGAGAATTTCCTGGATTAATATTGTTCTGACTCCTCCCCTGTTTATCCTGTTTGCCTGGCCGTATCTGTTTATGGGCCTGTGGTTTGAGTTCCCCGGGGTAATGCTCTATCCCGGCACATTCACTTTTTCATTTCCGTTCACACTGACCATCCTTCACGGCCACGTCACCATAGCCCTCGGCGCATTGCACCGCAACGAATACCATGAATGGCTGACGCGCCACTCATGGAGTTACGGCTTTCTGATCAGGCCTGTCTTTTTTTCAACCCGCTTTCGGTTAACGCTGTTAATATTCAGTTTGGCAATATTACTGGCAGGTGTCCTGCTTTATGCATAAATTCGTATCGTTGTACTTTTCAGAAACACCGGAGCAATAAAAACAACTGATAATAACTGAAGAAATTCTATTGCTCTGATTGTACAACCATCAATTCAAATCCTGTCCAAAATCTGATCTTTGCAATTATGAGTGAACAAAACAACATCAGCAGAAAAGCATTTCTCGGCAAAATTTCCATGCTCGGACTGGCCGGCGCCGGTGGCGGAGTATTCCTGAAAGGCTGCGGCAATGGAAATGGTGAGGAAGTTGCCGATGATCCCTGCGCCGATCTTTCCGGACTCAGCGAATCTGATATTGAACTTCGTGAAACGCTGGAATACGTGGCCGAAACACCAAACCCCGACGAGCGTTGTGACAATTGTGAATACTGGGTGGATGACCAGCACGGTCCGGAGTGCGGTGGATGCACCCTGTTTGCCGGACCGGTTCACCCCGGCGGATGGTGCAATTCCTGGGTTCCGATGTCCTGACCCGCCGTCATCAGTTGCCATCATAGGGAATGCCGTACCGGATCCAGTCCGGTGCCGGCTTCCCCTTCAGATAGTGATCCAGATACTCCTTCATCCGCAGGAAGTAGTCAAGCTTGTTGGCATACTCCTGAGGATGATGCGGCTCTCCCCGATACTGCAAAAAAATCACATCTTTCTGCAGCCTGCGCATGGCCAGGTATAGCTCTATTCCCTGTTCCCACGGTACGGCCTCATCTTCATCTCCGAACATGATAAGCATGGGTGTTTCCACCCGGTCGGCAAAGAATACCGGCGAATTTTCGATGTACCGCTCGCGCTTGTCCCACAGACTTCCGCCAATACGGCTTTGGGTCTGTTCATACTGAAACTGCCGCGCCAGCCCGGTTCCCCAGCGTATGCCACTGTACGCACTGGTCATGTTTGACACCGGAGCCCCGGCAATCACAGCAGAAAAGATATTCGTCTGGGTCACCATATGGGCTGCCTGATATCCGCTCCATGAATGCCCGTGAAGGCCGATCGCATCCGGATCAGCCACACCCATATCGATCAGCTTGTTTACACCCGGAACAATTGACCGCGTAGCCGAATACCCCGGAATGCCGATGTCATATCGTACGTCAGGCAAAAAAACGGCATACCCGTTGCTCACATAAAACGGAAAACCGGGCCGGTGATTTATCACCTGTTCGTTGAAATGGTGCAGCCGCTGGGAAAACTGTTCATAAAAATAGACCAGTACCGGCAGTTTCTCACCCTTCTGATGACCCTCCGGCGTAATCAGCACCCCGTCCAGCTTTTCACCATCCATATCGCGCCAGCTGACCAGCCGGGCTTCACCCCAGTCAAACTCCTCTGTCTGCGGATTCAGATCGGTCAGTTTGCGTGAGTCTCGTATCCGGTCATCGGCAATGTGCAGATCAGGAAACTCCCTGTAGCTTTCACGGGTGTACAATATGCGGTCACCGGATTCCGATGCATCCACGAACCGGTAGCGGTGCGGCCCCTCTGCATACCGCTCATACCCCTCCCTTCCGACGCGGATTCCGTAAAATCCGTAGGTTTTGTCCTTTTCGCCAAACCCGCGAACAAGCAGCCGCTCATCCCGGCCGAAATAATCCTTGTCCGGATCGGTCTCAACCACCCTGAACTGCCTTTCCGTTTCCCGTCCGCCACCGCCGGTGAGATTACGCGCCTCGCCTGACCGCGTATCGATCTGCCAGATATCATACTTGTCATATATCAGTACAGCCCGGTCGCCCTCAACCCATCCGGCCATACCGTAACCCGGAGCAGGAAACGGATAGTCATGATCTTCATTGGCGAAAGGGACATCCAGCGTCTCTGTCAGGTTGCGGATGATATTCCTGTCACCGTCATACAAGTGCCAGTTTTCCGCTTCATAAAACACCACATACCGCCCCTGCGGCGAAAGGGAAACGGTAGTCGCCCTGAGCCGGTCCACTATCTCATTCCTGCTGCCGTCCTGAAGATCTATCAGGTAATAATCGTTGTAGCGGCCGTCCCACGTGATTTTTCTTTTATACGGACGCGGATTGCGTCCAAGCACATAGCGCGGATTATCTGCAGGCGAAACGTATGGCACCTGCTCATCAGCCAGGTCAACAACCCTGCGGCTGTCTACATGCAGGACCGACAAATACGTATGGGTTCTGCGCTGCTCCCAGGTGTTCTTCTCATGGGTCTTGATCAGCGGATCATCTCCATGCCAGACGTCAACTTCCGCATCGGCCAGAATGGTATCCCGGTCGGCCACCGTGACGTTTTCTTCCTCCTCTTTATACAGCCCGAGGCGGTACTTCTTCAACGGCTTCCATCCGAAGAACAGCCGATCGCCATCATCGGACCATGTAAGCTCACCATGAAGCGGCAGCACGCGTTCATCATCATAATAATCTGATGCCACCGCAGTCCGGACCTCCCCGTTGTCTCCGTTCATAATGTGCAGGGATGCGGGAAGAGGATTGCCCAGAGAATCCTCGCGGCTGTGCAGAAAGGCCAGCTTCCGGCCCGGGTTGTGCCAGGAAAACCCGTCATAGACCGCATGCATGCGGCGGTGAATTCGCTCTGCTTCAAGCGTTTCGGCCAGCAAATCCACGCGATATAGTCCGTTCTCTTCTCCCGTACTGTCGGTTACGGCGTAAACCAGGTTGGTGCTCAGGCTGTCAACGGTAAAATCCCGCACCTGTCCGGCCCGGAACTGTTTGCGGTTATGATCATCACCCGAAGATCCATCCGCCAGTGAATAGACTGCAAGCTCGCCGCCCTGACCGGTACGCTCTCCATCCTGCCGGTCATCCTCCGGTTCATGCAACACGATCAGCCAGCTGCTGTCTTTGGTAAATCCGGCACGCGAAACCTCTCCGAACGAGAGTGTGTCGGATGCGTCGGTGCGGAGAGCAACCAGGCTGTCGGGATCGCCAGGCTCACGCATCCGGTCACGGTACGGTCTGTGGATATATGACATTATCCATCGTTCATCATTGCTGATAGCGGGCTTTGTGCCGCGGTTCAGGGTGATCCGTTCTGCTCCCGAATCATCCTTGAGCTGAACTTTTCCGTCACCCCGGTCAGGTGCCGCTTCAAAAACAATGAAAGAACCCTGTTTTGATATGGCGGGATCATGAAACTGCCGGAATGTCATGATGTCCTCGACTTCCATCGCCCTTCCCTGTCCTGCTGCCGTGCTCAATGCCGGCTGAATTCCGGATATCATGACCACGACCGCAAAAATTGCTGCGGGTATGCTTCCTTTTTTTTCTGTCACCATAGTGATGTTACCTGATTCGTTTCCTGAAAAGCTTTTTTCTTCCTTCTGTCGGCTTGCCGTCACCGTATGCTTTCCAGAATTTCTTTTCGGACTCGAGTGTGCCCATCAGTATTAACTTCTGGGTATTTTTAAGATTCAGTTCGGGATCGGGCTGCAGAATCACCCTGCCCTCTTTTTCCACGCCCACGATAGTGCACCCGGTTTTGTTCCGCACGTCCAGATCATTGATGCGTTTGCCGCACAGTTTTTTCGGCATATCGACCTTGAATATGTTCAGTCCCTCGGCCAGCATAACCACCTCCCCGCGCTGGAGATAGTTGAAAATGGCATTGGCACCCATAGTAGAATAGGACAGGGTGAAATCGGCACCGGCACGGCGGAGTGTGTGAAGATTGCGATCCAGAGTGGCACGTGAAATGATCTGAAGATCCGGCCGGAGCCTCCTGCAGTAAAGTGTCAGATAGATATTGGTATCATCCTTGTTCGGGGTGATGATTACGGTGTGCGCTTTTTCAATACCGGCATCCTTCAATACATTGAAATCGGCGGCATCACCCACGACCTGAACGTCCTGAAACTTGGTGAGATGCCCGCCGCGTTCCACAATTTTGAACGGTATCTGCCGCTCCTTGAGAGCACGTCCGACCAC
Proteins encoded:
- a CDS encoding alpha/beta hydrolase family protein — protein: MVTEKKGSIPAAIFAVVVMISGIQPALSTAAGQGRAMEVEDIMTFRQFHDPAISKQGSFIVFEAAPDRGDGKVQLKDDSGAERITLNRGTKPAISNDERWIMSYIHRPYRDRMREPGDPDSLVALRTDASDTLSFGEVSRAGFTKDSSWLIVLHEPEDDRQDGERTGQGGELAVYSLADGSSGDDHNRKQFRAGQVRDFTVDSLSTNLVYAVTDSTGEENGLYRVDLLAETLEAERIHRRMHAVYDGFSWHNPGRKLAFLHSREDSLGNPLPASLHIMNGDNGEVRTAVASDYYDDERVLPLHGELTWSDDGDRLFFGWKPLKKYRLGLYKEEEENVTVADRDTILADAEVDVWHGDDPLIKTHEKNTWEQRRTHTYLSVLHVDSRRVVDLADEQVPYVSPADNPRYVLGRNPRPYKRKITWDGRYNDYYLIDLQDGSRNEIVDRLRATTVSLSPQGRYVVFYEAENWHLYDGDRNIIRNLTETLDVPFANEDHDYPFPAPGYGMAGWVEGDRAVLIYDKYDIWQIDTRSGEARNLTGGGGRETERQFRVVETDPDKDYFGRDERLLVRGFGEKDKTYGFYGIRVGREGYERYAEGPHRYRFVDASESGDRILYTRESYREFPDLHIADDRIRDSRKLTDLNPQTEEFDWGEARLVSWRDMDGEKLDGVLITPEGHQKGEKLPVLVYFYEQFSQRLHHFNEQVINHRPGFPFYVSNGYAVFLPDVRYDIGIPGYSATRSIVPGVNKLIDMGVADPDAIGLHGHSWSGYQAAHMVTQTNIFSAVIAGAPVSNMTSAYSGIRWGTGLARQFQYEQTQSRIGGSLWDKRERYIENSPVFFADRVETPMLIMFGDEDEAVPWEQGIELYLAMRRLQKDVIFLQYRGEPHHPQEYANKLDYFLRMKEYLDHYLKGKPAPDWIRYGIPYDGN
- a CDS encoding high-potential iron-sulfur protein, coding for MSEQNNISRKAFLGKISMLGLAGAGGGVFLKGCGNGNGEEVADDPCADLSGLSESDIELRETLEYVAETPNPDERCDNCEYWVDDQHGPECGGCTLFAGPVHPGGWCNSWVPMS